GAAGTCCAAGCGCTCGAAACTGGCATCAAGGTCGTCGACTTGCTGGCGCCGTACGCGCGCGGCGGCAAGATCGGCTTGTTCGGCGGCGCCGGCGTCGGCAAGACCGTCGTGATCATGGAGTTGATCAACAACATCGCCAAACTGCACGGCGGCTATTCGGTGTTCGCCGGCGTCGGCGAGCGCACCCGCGAGGGCAACGACCTCTACCACGAGATGATCGAGTCGGGCGTGAACCGGGACCCGAAGAAGACGGGCTCGGCGGCCGGCTCCAAGTGCGCGCTGGTATTCGGGCAGATGAACGAGCCGCCGGGAGCCCGCGCCCGCGTGGGCCTCGCCGGCCTGACGGTCGCGGAATACTTCCGCGACCAGGGGCAGGACGTGCTGTTCTTCGTCGAC
The Deltaproteobacteria bacterium genome window above contains:
- a CDS encoding F0F1 ATP synthase subunit beta, with product MNVGRITQVIGPVVDVEFEDGAVPPIYNALRITNPAISSQPWNLVVEVAQHLGENTVRCIAMDSSEGLVRGMEVQDTGDGITVPVGPQTLGRIINVIGDPVDEAGPIEATKRYAIHRPAPAFTDQATEVQALETGIKVVDLLAPYARGGKIGLFGGAGVGKTVVIMELINNIAKLHGGYSVFAGVGERTREGNDLYHEMIESGVNRDPKKTGSAAGSKCALVFGQMNEPPGARARVGLAGLTVAEYFRDQGQDVLFFVD